Proteins co-encoded in one Micropterus dolomieu isolate WLL.071019.BEF.003 ecotype Adirondacks linkage group LG19, ASM2129224v1, whole genome shotgun sequence genomic window:
- the si:ch1073-303k11.2 gene encoding LRRN4 C-terminal-like protein isoform X1: protein MAAHPEGVFPYLCHQVPAHEMTSLYRNLAVLLLFTSPLLHSRLYTHAASTSPPVTRPRIIFMTDTGSDDDFDDEDDDYLDNHSSPPEVLYPGKTTFLQQAPELCQYNPCLENQEPCAQHSEKTGCLCPGISGADEPPHAPRIQMLLPVSEGEDTGKIEVQWCAPSSVVSGYRVVIEGSEGHDREFRDVSRRGVVGFLEVGTKVCVEAVNNAGHSTPSEFSCKRYDPPKSSNHNLLAWIIGGGVTLLLLLIIAAVLLWKYQMHQKAKKDSTDGLGNPSYSREGTL from the coding sequence AGATGACGTCACTCTACAGAAACCTGGCTGTGCTTCTCCTTTTCACCTCGCCTCTCCTCCATTCCCGCCTCTACACTCACGCTGCCTCCACATCCCCTCCAGTTACCCGTCCACGGATCATATTCATGACTGACACAGGCTCAGATGATGACtttgatgatgaagatgatgactACCTTGACAACCACAGCTCTCCTCCTGAAGTGCTGTACCCAGGGAAGACGACCTTTCTCCAGCAGGCACCGGAGCTCTGCCAATACAACCCCTGTTTGGAGAATCAGGAGCCCTGCGCCCAACATTCAGAAAAGACTGGGTGTCTCTGTCCTGGGATCAGTGGGGCTGATGAGCCTCCTCACGCACCACGCATCCAAATGCTGCTGCCAGTCAGTGAAGGGGAGGACACAGGGAAGATAGAAGTCCAGTGGTGCGCTCCATCTTCTGTGGTGTCCGGGTACAGAGTTGTGATCGAGGGAAGTGAGGGGCATGACCGGGAGTTTAGGGACGTTTCCCGACGAGGTGTGGTCGGATTTTTGGAAGTTGGGACTAAGGTCTGTGTGGAGGCGGTGAACAATGCAGGACACAGCACCCCCTCAGAGTTCTCCTGTAAGCGGTATGACCCTCCTAAATCTTCTAACCATAATCTGCTGGCCTGGATCATAGGAGGAGGAGTCACCCTCCTTCTACTTCTTATCATAGCAGCTGTTCTCCTCTGGAAGTATCAAATGCATCAAAAGGCAAAGAAAGATTCCACTGATGGACTAGGCAACCCTTCTTACAGCAGAGAGGGAACTCTGTGA
- the si:ch1073-303k11.2 gene encoding LRRN4 C-terminal-like protein isoform X2, which yields MTSLYRNLAVLLLFTSPLLHSRLYTHAASTSPPVTRPRIIFMTDTGSDDDFDDEDDDYLDNHSSPPEVLYPGKTTFLQQAPELCQYNPCLENQEPCAQHSEKTGCLCPGISGADEPPHAPRIQMLLPVSEGEDTGKIEVQWCAPSSVVSGYRVVIEGSEGHDREFRDVSRRGVVGFLEVGTKVCVEAVNNAGHSTPSEFSCKRYDPPKSSNHNLLAWIIGGGVTLLLLLIIAAVLLWKYQMHQKAKKDSTDGLGNPSYSREGTL from the coding sequence ATGACGTCACTCTACAGAAACCTGGCTGTGCTTCTCCTTTTCACCTCGCCTCTCCTCCATTCCCGCCTCTACACTCACGCTGCCTCCACATCCCCTCCAGTTACCCGTCCACGGATCATATTCATGACTGACACAGGCTCAGATGATGACtttgatgatgaagatgatgactACCTTGACAACCACAGCTCTCCTCCTGAAGTGCTGTACCCAGGGAAGACGACCTTTCTCCAGCAGGCACCGGAGCTCTGCCAATACAACCCCTGTTTGGAGAATCAGGAGCCCTGCGCCCAACATTCAGAAAAGACTGGGTGTCTCTGTCCTGGGATCAGTGGGGCTGATGAGCCTCCTCACGCACCACGCATCCAAATGCTGCTGCCAGTCAGTGAAGGGGAGGACACAGGGAAGATAGAAGTCCAGTGGTGCGCTCCATCTTCTGTGGTGTCCGGGTACAGAGTTGTGATCGAGGGAAGTGAGGGGCATGACCGGGAGTTTAGGGACGTTTCCCGACGAGGTGTGGTCGGATTTTTGGAAGTTGGGACTAAGGTCTGTGTGGAGGCGGTGAACAATGCAGGACACAGCACCCCCTCAGAGTTCTCCTGTAAGCGGTATGACCCTCCTAAATCTTCTAACCATAATCTGCTGGCCTGGATCATAGGAGGAGGAGTCACCCTCCTTCTACTTCTTATCATAGCAGCTGTTCTCCTCTGGAAGTATCAAATGCATCAAAAGGCAAAGAAAGATTCCACTGATGGACTAGGCAACCCTTCTTACAGCAGAGAGGGAACTCTGTGA
- the tstd1 gene encoding thiosulfate:glutathione sulfurtransferase isoform X1 yields the protein MIYHQIQGRSLFCLVTTIILAARSRQAGWRTQNDSADDTSLDKVKPEDTWILKEFQLQTSFIIASLITKEISYEDLKALLGKSQNLLLVDVRSQEEVDKGRIPGSISIPLNTVQAAFTMESEEFKAKYGVTKPPLDTTELVFHCQLGRRGAVATSKAFELGYLNARNYTGAYKEWSEKEGK from the exons ATGATTTATCACCAAATCCAAGGAAGAAGTCTGTTTTGTTTGGTGACAACGATCATACTTGCAGCAAGAAGTAGACAAGCAGGATGGCGAACACAG AATGACTCAGCAGACGACACAAGTCTTGATAAGGTCAAACCGGAAGATACCTGGATCCTCAAGGAATTTCAGCTGCAAACCAGTTTCATTATTGCATCTCTAA TTACCAAGGAGATCTCCTATGAGGATCTAAAGGCGCTTCTGGGAAAGAGCCAGAATCTCCTTCTGGTTGACGTTCGTAGCCAAGAGGAAGTGGATAAAGGACGTATTCCAGGATCCATCAGCATCCCAC TTAATACAGTACAGGCTGCTTTTACAATGGAGTCAGAAGAATTCAAGGCCAAGTACGGAGTAACCAAGCCACCGTTGGACACAACAGAGCTGGTGTTTCACTGCCAACTGGGCAGGCGAGGGGCAGTGGCCACGAGCAAGGCCTTCGAACTTGGATACCTTAA TGCACGTAATTATACCGGAGCATACAAGGAGTGGTCTGAGAAAGAGGGAAAGTGA
- the tstd1 gene encoding thiosulfate:glutathione sulfurtransferase isoform X2 yields MANTVTKEISYEDLKALLGKSQNLLLVDVRSQEEVDKGRIPGSISIPLNTVQAAFTMESEEFKAKYGVTKPPLDTTELVFHCQLGRRGAVATSKAFELGYLNARNYTGAYKEWSEKEGK; encoded by the exons ATGGCGAACACAG TTACCAAGGAGATCTCCTATGAGGATCTAAAGGCGCTTCTGGGAAAGAGCCAGAATCTCCTTCTGGTTGACGTTCGTAGCCAAGAGGAAGTGGATAAAGGACGTATTCCAGGATCCATCAGCATCCCAC TTAATACAGTACAGGCTGCTTTTACAATGGAGTCAGAAGAATTCAAGGCCAAGTACGGAGTAACCAAGCCACCGTTGGACACAACAGAGCTGGTGTTTCACTGCCAACTGGGCAGGCGAGGGGCAGTGGCCACGAGCAAGGCCTTCGAACTTGGATACCTTAA TGCACGTAATTATACCGGAGCATACAAGGAGTGGTCTGAGAAAGAGGGAAAGTGA